One window of Microbacterium sp. Root61 genomic DNA carries:
- a CDS encoding FtsW/RodA/SpoVE family cell cycle protein: MTVTRPPENVSADTAVIRALRRIRVPQTQRNRELALLVFAFVINGSAVALVQLGATGIIDAKFLVYCGGLTALVVALHIVLRLVARDADPFVVPIATLLTGLGIAMIYRIDIAKRLHGWEAFSTRQLAWAGIALVGAIVVVILLRNYRVLFRYTYIFGLVGVVLLLLPLVPGLGTDANADVWVSLGIFSFQPGELAKIALAIFFAGYLVRTRESLTSVGTRFLGVTWPRARELGPLLVVWLTSMAIIVLQRDLGTGLLIFGMFVAMLYVATGKTSWVLIGVVLAAGGAFLASRILPYVQGRFTNWLDAFNPDLMDGSSYQLVQGIFGMAQGGLLGTGLGQGRPYLTPLAQSDYILPSLGEELGLVGVFAILCLYMVFTSRGIRIGLAGQDDFGKLLATGLSFTIALQVFIMVGGVTRLIPLTGLTTPFLAAGGSSLVANWIIVALLLRISDAVRSRPRVVIG; encoded by the coding sequence ATGACGGTCACGCGCCCGCCCGAGAACGTCTCCGCCGACACGGCGGTGATCCGCGCGCTGCGCCGCATCCGGGTGCCGCAGACGCAGCGCAACCGCGAACTCGCACTGCTCGTGTTCGCCTTCGTCATCAACGGCTCCGCTGTCGCACTCGTGCAGCTCGGCGCCACCGGCATCATCGACGCGAAGTTCCTCGTCTACTGCGGAGGCCTCACCGCCCTGGTGGTCGCGCTGCACATCGTGCTGCGTCTGGTGGCGCGGGATGCCGACCCCTTCGTCGTCCCGATCGCGACGCTGCTGACCGGCCTCGGCATCGCGATGATCTATCGCATCGACATCGCCAAGCGACTGCACGGCTGGGAGGCCTTCTCCACGCGCCAGCTCGCGTGGGCGGGCATCGCCCTCGTCGGAGCCATCGTCGTGGTCATCCTGCTGCGCAACTATCGCGTGCTGTTCCGCTACACCTACATCTTCGGGCTCGTCGGCGTCGTCCTGCTCCTCCTGCCGCTCGTGCCGGGGCTCGGCACGGACGCCAACGCGGATGTCTGGGTCTCACTCGGCATCTTCTCGTTCCAGCCGGGCGAGCTCGCCAAGATCGCGTTGGCGATCTTCTTCGCCGGGTATCTCGTGCGCACGCGGGAGAGCCTGACCTCGGTCGGCACGCGATTCCTCGGCGTGACCTGGCCGCGAGCACGCGAACTCGGCCCGCTGCTGGTGGTCTGGCTGACCTCGATGGCGATCATCGTGCTGCAGCGCGACCTCGGTACCGGACTGCTCATCTTCGGCATGTTCGTGGCGATGCTCTACGTCGCGACGGGCAAGACCAGCTGGGTACTGATCGGTGTCGTGCTCGCCGCGGGCGGCGCCTTCCTGGCCTCCCGCATCCTGCCGTACGTGCAGGGGAGATTCACGAACTGGCTGGACGCCTTCAACCCCGACCTCATGGACGGCAGCAGCTACCAGCTCGTCCAGGGCATCTTCGGCATGGCCCAGGGCGGACTCCTCGGCACCGGCCTCGGCCAGGGCCGGCCGTACCTCACGCCGCTCGCGCAGAGCGACTACATCCTGCCGAGCCTCGGCGAAGAACTCGGGCTCGTCGGGGTGTTCGCCATCCTGTGCCTGTACATGGTGTTCACCAGCCGCGGCATCCGCATCGGGCTCGCCGGGCAGGACGACTTCGGCAAGCTGCTGGCGACCGGGCTGTCGTTCACCATCGCGCTGCAGGTGTTCATCATGGTCGGCGGAGTGACGCGCCTGATCCCGCTGACCGGTCTGACGACCCCATTCCTCGCGGCCGGCGGTTCGTCCCTCGTGGCGAACTGGATCATCGTGGCCCTGCTGCTGCGCATCTCCGATGCCGTCCGCAGCCGACCCCGGGTGGTGATCGGCTGA
- a CDS encoding peptidoglycan D,D-transpeptidase FtsI family protein — MTKELRRLSIVMLVMFLALFASTSWIQVVQADALAQNSANKRALYDTYEVQRGSIIASGAAIASSVPSNDLYSWQRVYTDAAMWAPVTGYINPVLGSATGIEQSMNQVLSGTASSQFLNRIERIFTGQPPRGSNVELSLDATVQRAAYDALGDLQGAVIAIEPSTGRILAMVTSPSFDTNLLASHDANAVNAVYNQLETDPTHPLYNRAIAGDLNPPGSTFKLVVASAALASGNYTPASTLPNPAVYQLPQSTSVVYNASGGTCGPGETVTLADALRLSCNIPMAELAVQLGDNAIREEAEKYGFNLSFELPLVSTPSSYPRALDDPQTALTGFGQGKVTATPLQMAMVSAGIANGGIVMNPRMVDRVIAPDLSVQQTYENTEFGRALEADLAAQMVAMMVANVQDGAASGARIDGVDVAGKTGTAEMGGTKPYTLWFTGFAPATNPQVAVAVVVEDGGGKGQSGSGDAIAAPIAKKVMEAVLGK, encoded by the coding sequence ATGACAAAGGAATTGAGAAGACTCAGCATCGTGATGCTGGTGATGTTCCTCGCGCTGTTCGCGTCGACGAGCTGGATCCAGGTGGTACAGGCCGACGCGCTCGCGCAGAACTCGGCGAACAAGCGCGCGCTGTACGACACGTACGAGGTGCAGCGCGGGTCGATCATCGCCAGCGGTGCGGCGATCGCCTCCTCGGTGCCGTCGAACGATCTCTACAGCTGGCAGCGGGTGTACACGGATGCCGCGATGTGGGCGCCCGTCACCGGCTACATCAACCCCGTCCTGGGCTCGGCGACCGGCATCGAACAGTCGATGAACCAGGTGCTCAGCGGTACCGCGAGCTCGCAGTTCCTCAACCGCATCGAGCGGATCTTCACCGGCCAGCCGCCGCGCGGCTCCAACGTCGAGCTGAGCCTGGACGCCACCGTGCAGCGCGCCGCCTACGACGCCCTCGGCGATCTGCAGGGCGCGGTGATCGCGATCGAGCCGTCCACCGGCCGCATCCTCGCGATGGTGACCAGCCCGAGCTTCGACACAAACCTGCTGGCCTCGCACGATGCGAACGCCGTCAACGCCGTGTACAACCAACTCGAGACCGATCCGACGCATCCGCTCTACAACCGCGCGATCGCCGGCGACCTGAACCCTCCGGGGTCGACGTTCAAGCTCGTCGTCGCCTCCGCCGCGCTGGCCTCCGGCAACTACACGCCGGCCTCGACACTGCCCAACCCGGCGGTCTATCAGCTGCCTCAGTCGACGTCCGTCGTGTACAACGCCTCCGGCGGCACGTGCGGCCCCGGCGAGACGGTCACCCTCGCCGATGCGCTGCGCCTGAGCTGCAACATCCCGATGGCCGAGCTCGCCGTTCAGCTCGGCGACAACGCGATCCGCGAAGAGGCCGAGAAGTACGGCTTCAACCTGTCGTTCGAGCTGCCGCTCGTCTCCACGCCGTCGAGCTACCCGCGCGCGCTGGATGACCCCCAGACGGCGCTGACGGGCTTCGGCCAGGGCAAGGTCACCGCCACGCCGCTGCAGATGGCGATGGTGTCGGCGGGAATCGCAAACGGAGGAATCGTGATGAACCCTCGGATGGTGGATCGCGTGATCGCACCTGATCTGTCCGTGCAGCAGACGTACGAGAACACCGAGTTCGGGCGGGCGCTGGAGGCGGATCTCGCCGCGCAGATGGTGGCGATGATGGTCGCCAATGTCCAGGATGGCGCGGCCTCGGGTGCAAGAATAGACGGAGTCGATGTGGCCGGGAAGACCGGCACCGCGGAGATGGGCGGCACGAAGCCCTACACGCTGTGGTTCACCGGGTTCGCGCCCGCAACGAACCCGCAGGTCGCCGTCGCCGTAGTCGTGGAGGACGGCGGAGGTAAGGGTCAATCGGGCAGCGGCGATGCAATCGCGGCACCCATCGCAAAGAAGGTCATGGAGGCGGTGTTGGGGAAATGA
- a CDS encoding serine/threonine-protein kinase, which produces MRPTQGVTFGGRYELDSRIAIGGMGEVWEATDHVIGRTVAIKILKDEYMGDPGFLERFRAEARHAALVNHEGIASVFDYGEENGSAFLVMELVPGEALSTILERDGSLSTDKTLDIVAQTSAALQAAHAAGLVHRDIKPGNLLITPDGRVKITDFGIARIADQVPLTATGQVMGTVQYLSPEQASGHSASPATDTYSLGIVAYECLAGKRPFTGESQVAIAMAQINEQPPPLPPTVAVPVQNLIMAMIAKKPEDRPASSAAVARAATALRRGDVAAAAAAIPAIATGAAVGDDMTQLLTPTDGADATLLMPAAVPTDEEPKKKRSPWTWPLIALIVLLLLVIGGTLWALFANQEPTPEPSQSSTSSTPKPTKTTPTPTPTRINIDALALEGMDCTEASAKATAAGVEAVSCVAGDPAPTGDDVNKVYRIAPTGNIEASQLLTLTYYGSQTPMPTPAAPSLSASTVAPGDSVTVSWSGYSCPSGTGSVSAYNFTAVQGTFSNGQSTMSFGQGDRNASVTVPTTATGSLLVTYTVTCSGGAAGNRTTDPSGEANAAIQAPPAPDPTTTP; this is translated from the coding sequence ATGAGACCGACGCAGGGAGTCACCTTCGGCGGCCGCTACGAGCTGGACTCGCGGATCGCCATCGGCGGGATGGGCGAAGTGTGGGAGGCCACCGACCACGTCATCGGCCGCACCGTCGCCATCAAGATCCTCAAAGACGAGTACATGGGCGACCCCGGCTTCCTCGAGCGCTTCCGCGCCGAGGCCCGCCACGCCGCGCTCGTCAACCATGAGGGCATCGCCAGCGTGTTCGACTACGGCGAGGAGAACGGCAGCGCCTTCCTCGTCATGGAGCTCGTGCCCGGCGAGGCGCTCTCCACGATCCTCGAGCGCGACGGATCCCTCTCCACCGACAAGACGCTCGACATCGTCGCGCAGACCTCGGCCGCGTTGCAGGCCGCGCACGCCGCGGGGCTCGTGCACCGCGACATCAAGCCCGGCAACCTGCTGATCACGCCCGACGGGCGCGTCAAGATCACCGACTTCGGCATCGCCCGCATCGCCGACCAGGTGCCGCTGACCGCTACCGGCCAGGTCATGGGGACGGTGCAGTATCTGTCGCCCGAGCAGGCCTCTGGCCACTCGGCATCCCCCGCAACCGACACCTACTCGCTCGGCATCGTCGCGTACGAGTGCCTCGCGGGCAAGCGACCCTTCACGGGTGAGTCGCAGGTCGCGATCGCCATGGCGCAGATCAACGAGCAGCCCCCGCCGCTGCCTCCGACGGTCGCCGTGCCGGTGCAGAACCTCATCATGGCGATGATCGCCAAGAAGCCCGAGGACCGGCCGGCGTCATCGGCCGCTGTCGCCCGTGCGGCGACGGCGCTGCGCCGCGGAGACGTCGCCGCCGCGGCGGCCGCGATCCCCGCCATCGCCACCGGTGCGGCCGTAGGCGACGACATGACGCAGCTGCTCACGCCGACCGACGGCGCGGATGCGACCCTGCTGATGCCTGCGGCGGTTCCCACCGACGAGGAACCGAAGAAGAAGCGCAGCCCGTGGACCTGGCCGCTGATCGCACTCATCGTGCTGCTGCTGCTGGTGATCGGCGGGACTCTGTGGGCACTGTTCGCCAACCAGGAGCCGACCCCTGAGCCGTCCCAGTCCTCGACGAGCAGCACGCCCAAGCCGACCAAGACGACACCCACGCCCACCCCGACGCGCATCAACATCGACGCGCTCGCTCTGGAGGGCATGGACTGCACGGAAGCCTCGGCCAAGGCGACCGCCGCCGGCGTGGAGGCCGTCTCGTGCGTCGCCGGCGATCCCGCACCGACGGGCGACGACGTCAACAAGGTCTACCGCATCGCCCCCACGGGCAACATCGAGGCGTCCCAACTGCTGACGCTGACGTACTACGGCAGCCAGACGCCGATGCCGACGCCGGCCGCGCCGTCGCTGAGCGCGTCGACCGTGGCGCCGGGCGACAGCGTCACCGTGTCGTGGTCGGGCTACAGCTGCCCGTCCGGCACCGGCAGCGTGAGCGCGTACAACTTCACCGCGGTGCAGGGCACGTTCAGCAACGGGCAGTCGACGATGTCGTTCGGTCAAGGGGATCGCAACGCCTCAGTCACCGTTCCCACCACCGCCACGGGCTCGCTCCTGGTGACGTACACCGTCACCTGCAGCGGCGGGGCCGCCGGCAACCGCACGACGGACCCCTCGGGCGAGGCGAACGCCGCGATCCAGGCACCGCCCGCACCCGACCCGACCACGACCCCGTGA
- the pknB gene encoding Stk1 family PASTA domain-containing Ser/Thr kinase produces the protein MTAEPRVLSGRYRVDELIGRGGMASVYSGYDLTLGRQVAIKILKHDLATDNSFRTRFRLEAQAASRMAHPTVVRVYDAGEDSEIGPDGVAHPVPYIVMELVHGKLLKDIIAAGPVPVETTVRYVDGILEALEYSHRAGVVHRDIKPGNVMVTDAGQVKVMDFGIARAVSDSSSTVAETTAIIGTAAYFSPEQAKGEPVDARADLYSTGVVLYELLAGRPPFRGESPVAVAYQHVSEAPLPPSEVNETVPRALDAVALRAMAKDPFQRYQDAASFREALDATIGGREPSKRQLGALTSELYGPNPRQAAETARSLRQLSTDTTMKRTQAGPPVAWIWAGVAVLAVLLISVLFWVLQMPKGNDVPPSARVVPDVTAMTYEKANSVLGKADLLSFRIDESSATVAVGNVIRTDPEAGESVTPGQQVKVYVSKGQETVEVPVLEGLSQEAAQASLESVGLKLGAITPRNDPGLAAGVVMSADQKTGAVVPVGTTVNFVVATGRVIINDVTGYTIEAATRELEGPDSQLTVLTQEDTSCPASAPPVVRTQSIAPGEAPVHSEVTLTFCSGT, from the coding sequence TTGACTGCTGAGCCGCGTGTTCTTTCCGGGCGCTACCGCGTCGACGAGCTCATCGGGCGCGGTGGGATGGCCTCCGTGTACAGCGGCTACGACCTCACCCTCGGCCGCCAGGTCGCGATCAAGATCCTCAAGCACGATCTCGCGACCGACAACTCGTTCCGCACCCGGTTCCGCCTGGAGGCGCAGGCCGCGTCGCGGATGGCGCATCCGACCGTCGTCCGCGTGTACGACGCCGGCGAGGACAGCGAGATCGGACCCGACGGTGTCGCGCACCCCGTGCCGTACATCGTCATGGAGCTCGTCCACGGCAAGCTCCTGAAGGACATCATCGCCGCGGGACCCGTCCCGGTCGAGACCACCGTCCGCTACGTCGACGGCATCCTCGAGGCCCTGGAGTACTCGCACCGGGCAGGCGTCGTGCACCGCGACATCAAGCCGGGCAACGTCATGGTGACGGATGCCGGGCAGGTCAAGGTGATGGACTTCGGCATCGCCCGCGCCGTGTCCGACTCGTCCTCCACGGTCGCCGAGACCACCGCGATCATCGGCACCGCCGCCTACTTCTCGCCCGAGCAGGCCAAGGGCGAGCCCGTCGACGCGCGCGCCGACCTCTACTCGACCGGTGTCGTCCTGTACGAGCTGCTCGCCGGCCGTCCGCCGTTCCGCGGCGAGTCGCCGGTCGCGGTCGCCTATCAGCACGTCAGCGAGGCGCCGCTGCCGCCGTCGGAGGTCAACGAGACCGTGCCGCGCGCGCTGGACGCGGTCGCGCTGCGCGCGATGGCCAAGGACCCGTTCCAGCGGTACCAGGACGCCGCGAGCTTCCGTGAGGCACTGGATGCCACAATCGGCGGCCGTGAGCCCTCCAAGCGCCAGCTGGGCGCACTGACGAGCGAGCTGTACGGCCCGAACCCGCGTCAGGCCGCGGAAACGGCCCGGTCGCTGCGTCAGCTGAGCACGGACACCACCATGAAGCGCACGCAGGCCGGGCCCCCGGTCGCGTGGATCTGGGCCGGCGTCGCCGTGCTGGCGGTGCTGCTGATCTCCGTGCTGTTCTGGGTGCTGCAGATGCCGAAGGGCAATGACGTGCCGCCGAGCGCGCGCGTCGTCCCGGATGTCACCGCCATGACGTACGAGAAGGCGAACTCGGTGCTGGGCAAGGCGGATCTGCTCTCGTTCCGCATCGACGAGTCCAGCGCCACCGTCGCGGTGGGCAACGTCATCCGCACCGATCCCGAGGCGGGCGAGTCGGTCACACCCGGCCAGCAGGTCAAGGTCTACGTGTCCAAGGGCCAGGAGACCGTCGAAGTTCCGGTCCTGGAGGGACTCTCGCAGGAGGCGGCCCAGGCGTCGCTCGAGTCGGTGGGATTGAAGCTCGGGGCCATCACTCCGCGCAACGATCCCGGGCTCGCCGCCGGTGTCGTGATGTCGGCGGACCAGAAGACGGGCGCCGTCGTTCCGGTGGGCACCACGGTGAACTTCGTCGTGGCGACCGGACGCGTGATCATCAACGACGTCACCGGGTACACGATCGAGGCCGCGACGCGCGAACTCGAGGGCCCCGACTCGCAGCTGACGGTCCTCACCCAGGAGGACACCAGCTGTCCCGCATCGGCTCCGCCGGTCGTCCGCACGCAGTCGATCGCTCCGGGCGAGGCGCCGGTGCACTCCGAGGTCACTCTGACCTTCTGCTCCGGAACGTAG
- a CDS encoding anthranilate synthase component II codes for MSPATSAAAGHTVAAGARASILVVDNHDSFVHTLVGYLHELGAQTDLIEADAIATDAAASVIAPYRGVLVSPGPGTPAQAGASIPVVRAAAAAGIPLLGVCLGHQALAEAFGATVDHAPELMHGMTSSVHHDVSPLYDGLPNPFTATRYHSLAVVPETLPTELVVTSRTDGGVIMGIAHRELPLWGVQFHPESVLTEGGYRLLGNWLERVGITDAASRGAALHPRR; via the coding sequence GTGAGCCCCGCCACCTCCGCGGCGGCCGGGCACACCGTCGCGGCGGGCGCTCGGGCATCCATCCTCGTCGTGGACAACCACGACAGCTTCGTGCACACCCTCGTCGGGTACCTGCACGAGCTCGGGGCGCAGACCGATCTGATCGAAGCGGACGCGATCGCGACGGATGCCGCGGCATCCGTCATCGCCCCCTACCGCGGTGTGCTGGTCTCGCCGGGACCCGGCACGCCCGCCCAGGCCGGGGCCTCCATCCCGGTCGTCCGCGCCGCAGCGGCCGCCGGCATCCCGCTCCTGGGCGTCTGTCTCGGGCACCAGGCTCTCGCCGAGGCGTTCGGGGCGACCGTGGATCACGCGCCCGAGCTGATGCACGGCATGACCTCGAGCGTGCACCACGACGTCAGCCCGCTGTACGACGGCCTGCCGAACCCGTTCACGGCGACGCGATACCACTCGCTCGCCGTCGTGCCGGAGACCTTGCCGACCGAGCTCGTGGTGACCAGCCGCACGGACGGCGGCGTGATCATGGGCATCGCGCACCGCGAGCTGCCGCTGTGGGGCGTGCAGTTCCACCCGGAGAGCGTGCTGACCGAGGGCGGCTACCGGCTGCTGGGCAACTGGCTCGAACGCGTGGGCATCACGGATGCCGCGTCTCGCGGCGCGGCGCTGCACCCGCGCCGCTGA
- a CDS encoding DUF4175 domain-containing protein has product MYAGLWRILPGPWWLRVLILIVLAAAVLYGLIFYAFPWVSQFVNPQEVTVQ; this is encoded by the coding sequence ATGTACGCCGGACTGTGGCGCATTCTCCCCGGGCCCTGGTGGCTGCGGGTGCTCATCCTGATCGTGCTGGCTGCCGCCGTGCTCTACGGCCTGATCTTCTACGCCTTCCCGTGGGTCAGCCAGTTCGTGAACCCGCAAGAGGTCACCGTCCAGTGA
- a CDS encoding class E sortase, with the protein MDGASVNTAGGGELRPRRAERPRRKASFFGVVGEILITAGVITLLYVTWQLWIGDVIYGAERNAEGASLSEQWESDYLTAPEPTAAPDPEPATAEPVILPQPEDAQIFATMRIPRFGADYNVPIAGGVTRARTLDTIGIGHYPGAQMPGEVGNFALAAHRTTWGKPFNRIADLHVGDAIIVETEAGWYTYRYRTLEYVTPTQVEVLLPVPEQPGVPAGGKYITLTSCSPMFAMTERIVAYGLFESFTPRTSGPPTSLTEGPTT; encoded by the coding sequence GTGGACGGTGCGTCGGTGAACACCGCAGGGGGCGGCGAATTGCGTCCTCGGCGCGCTGAGCGACCCCGGCGAAAGGCGTCGTTCTTCGGAGTGGTCGGGGAGATCCTGATCACCGCCGGAGTGATCACGCTGCTGTACGTGACCTGGCAGCTGTGGATCGGCGACGTGATCTACGGCGCCGAGCGCAACGCCGAAGGGGCGTCACTGTCCGAGCAGTGGGAGTCGGACTACCTGACCGCGCCGGAACCGACCGCGGCCCCGGATCCCGAGCCCGCCACGGCCGAGCCGGTGATCCTCCCTCAGCCCGAAGACGCCCAGATCTTCGCCACCATGCGCATCCCCCGCTTCGGTGCGGACTACAACGTGCCCATCGCCGGAGGGGTCACGCGCGCCCGCACGCTCGACACCATCGGCATAGGCCACTACCCCGGGGCACAGATGCCGGGTGAGGTCGGCAACTTCGCATTGGCCGCCCACCGGACGACGTGGGGCAAGCCGTTCAACCGCATCGCCGATCTCCACGTCGGCGACGCGATCATCGTCGAGACAGAGGCCGGCTGGTACACGTACCGCTACCGGACGCTGGAGTACGTCACGCCGACGCAGGTCGAGGTGCTCCTGCCGGTGCCCGAGCAGCCCGGCGTCCCGGCCGGCGGCAAGTACATCACGCTGACCAGCTGCAGCCCCATGTTCGCCATGACCGAGCGCATCGTCGCGTACGGTCTGTTCGAGTCGTTCACACCGCGGACCTCCGGCCCGCCGACCTCCCTCACGGAAGGGCCGACCACCTGA
- a CDS encoding cell division protein CrgA has protein sequence MARTGKGDDSLVERSEGEAAPNPVWFKPIMIGLMLLGLVWVLVFYLSGMAYPIPGIGPWNLVIGFGIAFIGFLMTTRWR, from the coding sequence ATGGCACGAACAGGCAAGGGCGACGACTCGCTCGTCGAGCGCAGCGAGGGAGAGGCCGCACCCAACCCGGTGTGGTTCAAGCCCATCATGATCGGGCTCATGCTCCTCGGACTCGTCTGGGTGCTCGTCTTCTACCTCAGCGGCATGGCATACCCCATCCCGGGCATCGGCCCGTGGAACCTCGTGATCGGCTTCGGGATCGCCTTCATCGGCTTCCTGATGACCACGCGCTGGCGCTGA
- a CDS encoding rhomboid family intramembrane serine protease: MSTDEFRRNRDNFCYRHPDRQSFVLCQRCLRTICPECQTQAAVGVICPECLKEQQKARTPAQEKAQRRWGRSSTRTMSPADSRPLVTYWIIGITVVVYLTQLIPGSPVQQWLALNSAYLIPSLPTGFQPWRLFTVLLVHSSIWHVGLNMLALWMIGRSLEPLLGRSRFLALYLISGLGGSVGVALLAPGQWVVGASGAIFGLFGALLVIGRHIGANVTSIAILIGINFAFPFVQGLMAGSMAAVQISWQAHLGGLIAGAAAGFIFARTRSVRQRRLQIILLAGLTLLLLALLVIPAIIYV, from the coding sequence GTGAGCACCGACGAGTTCCGTCGCAACCGCGACAACTTCTGCTACCGGCACCCCGACCGGCAGAGCTTCGTGCTGTGCCAGCGGTGCCTGCGCACGATCTGTCCTGAGTGTCAGACTCAGGCGGCCGTCGGTGTGATCTGCCCGGAGTGCCTCAAGGAGCAGCAGAAGGCGCGCACGCCCGCGCAGGAGAAGGCCCAGCGTCGGTGGGGCCGGTCCAGTACCCGCACGATGTCACCGGCGGACTCGCGTCCGCTGGTGACGTACTGGATCATCGGGATCACGGTGGTCGTCTACCTCACGCAGCTGATTCCCGGTTCGCCGGTGCAGCAGTGGCTCGCGCTGAACAGCGCCTATCTCATCCCGTCGCTGCCGACGGGGTTCCAGCCGTGGCGGCTGTTCACGGTGCTGCTGGTGCATTCCAGCATCTGGCACGTCGGCCTGAACATGCTCGCGCTGTGGATGATCGGGCGCAGCCTCGAGCCGCTGCTGGGCCGCTCCCGCTTCCTCGCGCTGTATCTGATCAGCGGGCTGGGCGGATCGGTGGGCGTCGCGCTCCTGGCCCCGGGCCAGTGGGTCGTCGGCGCCTCCGGCGCGATCTTCGGACTCTTCGGAGCGCTGCTGGTGATCGGCCGGCACATCGGAGCGAACGTCACGAGCATCGCCATCCTGATCGGCATCAACTTCGCGTTCCCCTTCGTGCAGGGGCTGATGGCCGGCTCGATGGCCGCCGTGCAGATCTCCTGGCAGGCGCATCTGGGCGGACTCATCGCCGGCGCCGCGGCGGGGTTCATCTTCGCGCGCACGCGGTCGGTGCGACAACGGCGCTTGCAGATCATCCTGCTGGCCGGGCTCACGCTGCTGCTGTTGGCACTGCTCGTGATACCCGCGATCATCTACGTCTAG
- a CDS encoding peptidylprolyl isomerase, which yields MPQHTAVATLHTNHGDIVVNLFGDHAPRTVKNFVGLSDGTGEWTDPKTGKPGEGPLYNGVIFHRIIPNFMIQGGDPLGQGVGGPGYNFNDEIHGELNFNAPYILAMANAGLRRNAITGQPEGTNGSQFFITTDPTPWLQGKHTIFGEVADDASRAVVDAIAAVPTGAGDRPVEPVVIESIDIATV from the coding sequence ATGCCTCAGCACACAGCGGTTGCCACTCTGCACACCAACCACGGCGACATCGTCGTCAACCTGTTCGGAGACCACGCTCCCCGTACGGTGAAGAACTTCGTCGGCCTGTCCGACGGAACCGGTGAATGGACCGACCCGAAGACCGGCAAGCCCGGTGAGGGCCCCCTCTACAACGGTGTGATCTTCCACCGCATCATCCCCAACTTCATGATCCAGGGCGGCGACCCGCTCGGTCAGGGCGTCGGCGGCCCCGGCTACAACTTCAACGACGAGATCCACGGCGAGCTGAACTTCAACGCGCCGTACATCCTCGCGATGGCCAACGCCGGCCTGCGCCGCAACGCCATCACCGGGCAGCCCGAGGGCACCAACGGCTCGCAGTTCTTCATCACGACCGACCCGACGCCGTGGCTGCAGGGCAAGCACACCATCTTCGGTGAGGTCGCGGATGACGCGTCCCGCGCCGTCGTGGACGCCATCGCCGCGGTGCCGACCGGTGCCGGCGACCGTCCCGTCGAGCCGGTGGTCATCGAGTCCATCGATATCGCCACGGTCTGA
- a CDS encoding aminoacyl-tRNA deacylase, which produces MTDPLERVRTAAAARTLPIEVRERPVANSLPEAAKLMGVTPGGVVKTLVVKRSDDTYLFALVPGDRAISWPKLRAVVGVNKLQLPDAEHALAATGYERGTITPIGSTVDWPVYADERIIGQRIAMGAGAHGYGLFVEADDLIAAYGATVADISQEKNDAASDR; this is translated from the coding sequence GTGACCGATCCGCTCGAGAGGGTGCGCACGGCAGCCGCCGCGCGCACCCTGCCGATCGAGGTGCGTGAGCGACCCGTCGCGAACAGCCTCCCGGAGGCCGCGAAGCTGATGGGCGTCACGCCCGGTGGCGTCGTCAAGACGCTCGTGGTCAAGCGCAGCGATGACACCTATCTGTTCGCACTGGTTCCCGGCGACCGGGCGATCTCGTGGCCGAAGCTGCGGGCCGTCGTGGGCGTCAACAAGCTGCAGCTGCCGGATGCCGAGCACGCGCTGGCCGCGACCGGCTACGAGCGCGGCACCATCACGCCCATCGGCAGCACCGTGGATTGGCCGGTGTACGCCGACGAGCGGATCATCGGGCAGCGCATCGCGATGGGGGCGGGCGCCCACGGGTACGGCCTCTTCGTCGAGGCGGACGACCTCATCGCCGCCTATGGCGCGACGGTCGCCGATATCTCGCAGGAGAAGAACGACGCGGCATCCGACCGTTGA
- a CDS encoding NUDIX hydrolase — MDMRVAAYAVITDADDRILLAHWIEGRRGAWTMPGGGLEPGEDPEHAARREVREETGYRVSIGGLLGIHSRVIPAGRRLTENATQPLHALRIVYRARITGGKLRNELDGSTDRAEWFPLATVRTLQRVKLVDIALGMAGLT; from the coding sequence ATGGACATGAGGGTCGCGGCGTATGCGGTCATCACGGATGCGGATGACCGCATCCTCCTCGCCCATTGGATCGAGGGGCGACGCGGGGCGTGGACCATGCCCGGCGGTGGCCTGGAGCCGGGGGAGGATCCCGAGCACGCCGCGCGCCGCGAGGTGCGCGAGGAGACGGGCTACCGGGTCTCGATCGGCGGCCTGCTCGGCATCCATTCGCGAGTGATCCCGGCCGGTCGTCGCCTGACCGAGAACGCGACCCAGCCGCTGCACGCGCTGCGGATCGTCTATCGGGCGCGGATCACCGGAGGGAAACTGCGCAACGAGTTGGACGGCTCGACCGATCGCGCGGAGTGGTTCCCGCTCGCCACAGTGCGTACCCTGCAGCGGGTCAAACTCGTCGACATCGCGCTGGGGATGGCCGGACTGACCTGA